The genome window GAGCAAGTGTCGCCGTGTATGCCATTACACTTTCAATTTCCCCACCAATCCATTGCAAAAGGTCGATACCATGTACCCCTTGATTCATGAGTGCACCACCTCCATCAAGCTCCCACTTTCCACGCCAACCAGCGCTAGCATAATATTCATCAGAACGGAAATATTTTAAATAAGCTTGAATCATCATTAAGTCACCAATTGCGCCGGAATCAAGTGTATTTTTAGCTGCTAAGAAATGTGGCAATGTCCTCCGCTGAAATACCGCACCAAGTTTCACCCCTGAATTTTTACAAGCTTTAATCATCTCATCCATATTTTCAAACGTAATATCTAAAGGCTTTTCGGTCAAAACATGTTTACCCATTTCTGCACATCTCACTGCTATTGCTGCATGCATCCCGCTAGGAACACATAGACATACGACATCAATTGGTTCTAATAGCATTTTTTCATAGTCAGTAAATACTTTCTCAATGTTGTATTCCTTAGCTAATTTATTAGCTTTTTGAAGATCAATATCCACAATCGCCGCAAGATTCGCACGCCGGTTCGAGTAAATCGCATTCGCATGAAGCGGTGCTAAGATTCCCGCTCCAATAATTCCAAATTGAATTTGCCTCACATTTACACCTTCTTTTATAAATTATGTGCTAAATCAAAACAGATTTACCAGATTCTCTACTCTCATTAGCCGCTTCTATAAATCGAATAATCTCTCTTGTCTCACTTAAAGGAACCCTTGATACACCATCTTCAAAGAAAAACATGATTTGCTCTAGTAAACTAGCGTAATACGGCTTCTGCTCAGAATGTATTGAAACAAACTCGCTTCCTTCTTCAAAATGAACCATTGCTCCAAATTGAAAATTTCCCTTTCGATTTCCTCGGACCGTCCCAATCCGACCGTCTTTCCAAACACCAGTAAGTAGATCATAATCATCGTTTTTCACCGTTACTACCTGCTCTGACCCTTCACCTAAAATCGTAAACAGCATTTCGACTGAATGAATTCCATACCAAAAGAAGCCCGGCTGCTCCTCCTGCAATTCCATCGGACCAAAACAATCTGCACCAATAATTTCTCCTTTTGATTGATTATCTAATACCCTAGTCAATCCTTCAGAAAACCGGAGAGCAGAAGTGCTCATTATTGGTGTCTGATATTGTTCTGAAAGACGAACCATTTCCTTCGCATCCTTTGTGCTCAAACAAAATGGTTTATCGATAAAAATAGGTTTCTTATAAGAAATAATTTGCCTTAACTGCTCCAAATGAACTCTGCCATCAACAGATTCTAATAATATGGCATCACTTTTTTCTGCGACGGTTTCCATCGTATCGGCGATTGAAACACCAAAGCGATCACGCAGTTCGCTCGTAAAGCCACCAACTCGTGACCTGCTTAGTTCAAAATCTTCCGTCCCCCCTGGATATGCAATCGCCACCCTCGCCCCTTTTACATGATAGGTTTCTTCTGGATCATTCAGTAACCTTGCAAAAGCAAGCGCATGAGAAGTATCTAAACCTATCATGCCTATCGTCAAATCCTTCATTCTTTTCCACCTTTCTTACTTCATTCCTGACATTTGAATTCCTTCTGTGAAATATCTTTGGAAGAACAAGAAAATCAAGAAAGTAGGAATAAACGAAAGGGTCGCCCCAGCCATTTCAATCCCAAAGTTCCCTTCCTTGCCTAGTAACGATGCTAACCCAACCGTTACAGGAAACATTTTTTCTTGTGTCATATAAATTAATGGTTGAAATAAGTCATTCCAGTTACTTATAAATGCAAATGTTCCAACCGTTGCAATGACAGGCATTGATAGCGGGAAAATGATTTTGAAGAAAACTTTAATATCATTTGCACCATCAATACGTGCAGCCTCTTCCAATTCAACTGGAATACCCTGCATAAATTGCCTTACTAAAAACACACCCATAATCGCCCAAAGTTCAGGAACAATCAATGCCCAATACGTATTGATCCAACCGAAATCCGAAAACATAATGTACTTCGGAATGATTAACAGCTGTTGTGGTACCATAATCACTGCCATAAATATCCAAAAGATTACTTCCTTCCCAGGGAATTGTTTTTTTGCAAAAATATAACCTAATATTCCTGCAAATAACATCTGACTAAAAACTGGGATGATCGTAATCACAAACGAGTTAAAAATCCACCTTAAAAACATTCCATCGTTAAAAAGGTATTGAAAGTTACTTAAGGTTGGATCATCTGGTATCCAAAAAAGTGGATCTAATTGTGCAAATTGTGTTTCCTTAAGTGATCCTAGAGCCATAATGATAAATGGCAGAAGGAAAGTAAAGCCTAGGAGTATTAACGCCGTATATGAGATAATTTTCTTAATCAATCTGTTTATTCTCCTTTCAAAAGAAGGTTGAAATTAGTATATATTGTCCTCTTTACCAAGATATTTTCTCTGTATTAGTGAAATTATCAAAATAATAAAGAACAACGCATAAGACAAAACAGCTGCATAGCTTAAATTAAGCCCAGCAAATCCTTGTTGATATAAATAATATACGATTGTCGTTGTAGAATAGTTTGGTCCACCACCTGTTAGTAAATATGCCGAATCAAAGATTTGAAAGGAACCGATTGTTGTTACGATTAATACATAAAAGTGAATTGGTTTCAAAAGGGGAAATGTAATCCTCCAGAATATTTTAACCGGAGATGCCCCATCGATCCGAGCCGCTTCATATAATTCCCTAGGGATTGATTGCAGACCTGCAAAATAGTAAATCATCGTACTTCCTGCAACCTTGAATATACTTAATCCCGCAAGTACCATCAGTGCCTGCCCGGAATCCGATAGAAACAATTGTATATCAATTCCGATGAAACCAATCAGAAAGTTAATGAGCCCTGAATCCGTCCCTCTGAATAACCAACCCCAAATACCAGCGATAACAACAAAAGACGTCACAACAGGAAGGAAAAATATCCCTTTAAAAAAGCCCGTAAACTTGACCTTCATATTAATAACTAATGCTAAAATTAACCCAAGAGCCATTGTTGGTAAAATATAATAAATCGAAAACAATACCGTATTCCAAATTGCTTTCCAAGCTAGATCATCATTAAAAAACTGAATCCAATTTTTCAGCCCGACAAATTCGGAGTCTCCAATAATCTTCCAATCCAAAAATGTTAAAACAAAACTATACGCGAATGGAATGATTTGAAAGATCAGAAAGTGAATCAGTGCAGGAATTAGAAAAATATATACGATGGCATTTCTGTCCCATTCACGTTTTATTCTTTGTTTAAAAGGTAATTTCCTTTTGTTTGCATTTTTCTTCTTAGGTAATTGATCAGATGCAAAACTATTATTCTCTTTAATATTCTCCAGCGTAATCACCTTATTTCATATGAAAGTTAGTAACAGAGAGTTTGATCTGATAGTTGGACCAATACTCTCTGTTAAATTCTAAAGTAGGCACATCGAATTGATATGCTTGCTTGCTTTTAGTCTATTTAGCTAGTTCCGCTTCAATCACTGCTGCGGCTGCATCTGCTGCTTCTTTTGGTGTCTTCTTACCTTCCATCATCGTTTGTACTTCTGCTTGAATTAACGGCATAATGTTGCGTCCTATTGGATGAATTACGCCAGGTAATGCAAATTCCGTATATGTTGCAAGTTGGCTTAGATATTCTTGACTATCAAAGATATCCTTAGCAGATTCTCTTGTTGGAATATATTGTGTTACCGTATTAAAATCCCTTTGACTATCTGCATTTGTCACTACTTTCACAAATTCTGCAGCTGCATCAGGGTTATCACTATTTGAAGGAACAACGAACATTCCTGTCGTACCATACGTTACTTGCTCTTTATTTTGTAACGGTGGTGCGATTACGAAATTAAAATCCTCAATTGCTTGTAAATTCGTTAATGAAATCCCTGACCCGAGGACTGCTAGCATTTGTCCACCTTGAAATAATGCATCATGCTCCATTGCAGTGATCGAATCTTCAGGAAGATAGCCTTTTTCATACATGTTGTTGATGAATTCAAATGCCTCCACACTTTCAGGACTATTTATCAAGACTTCGTCATCCTGGGTAATAACATCCCCACCTGCTTGCCATATCCACGGATATAATGTTCCATTCATCGAACCGCCACCAGCATAGCTAAGTGCATAGAAGTCTTTCTCTTTTGCTTTTTCAGCCCATGTTTCGAATTCTTCCCAAGTTGTTGGCAGATTTTCTGGGTCTTCACCAATTGCTTCAATTACGTCTACATTATAGAAGAAAGTATATGCCTCTTGCAGAATTGGCAGGCCATACATTTTATCCTTCCATGTAGTTGAAACTAAAGCTGAATCAACAAAATCATCCATATCATAGCCTTCTAAATAAGGATCAAGCTCAAGCAGCATTCCTTCATCTGCATATTGTGGCATTTGGTCAGGAATCGCATAGAATACATCTGGACCATTGTTTGCTGCAAGTGCAGTTAATATTTTTTGATCTCGGTTAGACCATGGAATCGTCTCAATATTTACCTTAGCTTCAGGAAACTCCTCATTATATCTAGCGATTATTCCATCCCACATTTCTTTTTCCGCTTCTGCATCACCTGTGTAAGGATGTACCCAAACAGTTATTTCTCCAGAAACCTCTCCATCCCCACCAGTTCCAGCTGTTTCCTCACCATCCGAGTTGCAAGCAGCTAATACTAGTCCCAGCGTAAGTAGCATCACAAGAAATCCAATTCTCTTTCGCATAAACTAAACCCCCTATTTTTTTAGAAAACTTGGTTGTCACCAGGCTTTTAGGTGACAGCCTTAGTTGCACTTATGTAGTAAGAAAGTCGTTATACTTTCTTATCTACTAAAATATACAACCTAGATTTACAAATTATTTTTAAACGACTTTACACCTCCTTAGATCATACAGTTGCCTCCTAATATAAGTAATTCAAAAACAGGAAAGCGTTAACATTATTGTGTTATTAAGCTTTCATCTCATTGTATTTGCTAACTTTATATTAAGATTTTTTTGGACAAGTGACAAGTCTCTAAAGTGTCTTTAATAGGAATATTGGATAATATCAGAAAATACTACAGGAATGTTGTCGTTTAAAGATGAAAAAGTATTTGCAATTTACGGTTAAGTTAACGTATAGTTGATTTTTAAAGGAGGGGGAATTATTGGTAAGCTGGGACAAGTTTAATACAATTGCATTATGGATGTTAAAAGTAGGCTATTTAAATTTAATTTGGATATTATTTACAAGTATCGGAGCCGTTGTGTTTGGCTTCTTTCCAGCAACAGGAGCAATGTTTTCCATCGTGAGGAAGTGGGTTAAACAGGAACGAGACTTTCGCATATTCCCGGCCTTTTGGAAGATTTACAAGAAGGAATTCTTCAAATTAAACGGATATGCAGTACTATTTACGATTGTTGGGTATGTTTTGTTTTACGATCTAACTTTTTTACAGATAAATAGTGGAAAGTTATCTTTTCTATTTCCAGTATTGGTGTTGATTCTAATTGCATACGTCATCACATTGCTCTTTTTCTTCCCGGTTTACATTCATTTTGACTTAAAATTCTTTCAATATATTAAACAAGCATTTTTAATCGCAGTGACCTCTCCGATCGAAACACTTTCGATTGCACTGTCTTTCGCTGCTTTATACTTTATCGTTACTCTCATACCGGGCATTATTCCGTTATTTACAGGTAGTGTATTAACTTTTGTTATCACTTGGATTAGCAATCGGGCATTTAAAAGAATTGAAATTCGAAAAGGAATAAGTTAGTTATCTAGGAACTGCTTACAACTTTTAGGAAGTTGTAATCCTAATAATTAAGTAGGATAACAATACCGAACTAAACAGCGGAATATATTTATAAATGATAAAGAGCAAGATACCTTGAAAAGTTGAAAAACACAAAATCTTGAATTTCCATAACTTACTCCAAATCTGCTGCACGGATTTGTGGGCTGGGGGCAAATGCTGAATCTTGCTGGAGCTGAACTTCCCACCAGCTTCACCTCACTTCTTCGTTATTATTTATTTCCCCATCTTACAACGTATCTTCTTGCTGCAACTATGGAGCTACTTATAACAGGTTGTGTTTTTTACGATTGCAAAAAAGCCTATCAGAATCAGGATGGTATACCTGAAATCTGATAGGCTTAAAGCTTACAGTTTTTTCTTTTATAAATAACCTGCCAGTTCGATAAGAATTTGAGCCTGCTCCTCTGTTAATTTCTTACCGCTTTGAGCTTCTGCCTGGTTGATAAATGCTTGAATCATTCCAGCCTTTGCGCTTTCATTTCCGCGTTCCTCTGCGTCTTGCGCATTTTCAAGCTTACTTGACAACGCATTAGCAAGCCCGGTATCCTCACCTGCAAACTGACGAGCAAGCTCAGCCAGCCCCTCGTATGTCACAGTGACCTGGAAGGTGAAGGTCTTGTATGCTTTATTGCCGGCTTTGTCTTCGGCTGTGACGGTAATGTCATGGCTTCCTGGCTCAAGCTCGTAGGCTGGACGCTCTATTAACAGTCCTGTGCACGGATCGTCAGCCAAACCGGACAAGGGGTCTGATGCCGTGCAGCTAATTTTGACAGCCTCTGATACGGAATACTCCGGCAAAGCTGTAAATTGAACAACCGGGGCAGTCTTATCGATGCTCACTTCAAGCGTTTGCGGCTCTTCTTGAACACCGGAATAGTTCGTAGCGTAATACGTGAGCGTCGTTTTTCCTTCCTGAGTTATAGGAACTTGAACTGCATTTCCCTTTTCTGTCACTTGGTCAACAGTTTGTGCGCCTTTGGCTAAATAAGTGATCGAATAGGCATTGTCTGCTGCAATCGAAACAACGGTATCGCTGTTATTCCAGCCGTTCTCATTTGGAGCTGGGTCGAAGCTTGCGAGCGACACTGGAACAACCTTATCCTTAACTTTTACGGTGAAATCGTCATAGTAGGCTTCAGATATATTATAACGCGACGTAACGGCTAGTAATTTAGCATAGGCCGCATTAGCAGGTGCCTTGCCTCTAAGCATTACCTGCTGCCACTGTGATAACCGGGATTCGTCTAAATGCGTTTCCAGTGTCGAGATCTCAGTGTTGTTCTTGTCATAGAAGCGAAACATAAAGCCTGGCTGACCTGATTCAATGTACAAATTGACTCCTGCTTCGTATTCTTCTCCAGGAATTACAGGAATCTTGTCGCTAATGACGGCCACAGAAGCTGTCCGTAGCGTATCTGTCGTCTTTAAGCTATAGTTGCCCGTGAAGCTCCTCTCGCTGCTAAGCTCATAAGTGTAGCCATCACCAGTAGCAAAGAGTGGACTCCATCCCGGTATAGCACTCGTGCTTCCGCCCTCTTCAAAACCGGCGTTACTCACAGGAACCGAAACGTTCGGGAACGGCTCCTTGATCTCCCCGTCCACTTCCATTCGGTAAAGAATGGTGTTCGTCTGTGCATCTGTAAAATACACGTGACCGTCCTGACCTAAATCAAAACGCGACGCATCAGTCAGTGTACGTGACTCCAATGTTTCCGGATCAATCGCGGTTAGCTTGTTATTGAAGAGAACATAAAGCAGTCCGTCCTCAGACCACCGAAGCGGATGGTGGGCCCAGTGACTAAAATTCAGTTTCGGATACATTTTCTTGCTTTTTACAACTTGGAATGTATTTGGATCAATCGCGAAAATAAACTCATGAGAAGCTCCCCAGATCAATCCGTCAGGCCCTAGTGAGAGATCTCCGATAAATATCGGCTTATCTAAGCCTGGAATACGAAGCGTAAATTCAGTGATTTTTTCTTCCTTTTCCGTATCCCAAACAAAAATTTTAGCTTCAGCTTCAGTCGGCTCTGAGCCAAGACCGCCGCGAATAGTTGTAGAGCCAAATAGCTTGCCATCATGGTACGTCGTGCTTAGTACGCTTTGGTTTTCGACAACGTTCCGATGTACATCGGTTTCCCCGGTTGAAGGATCATACACCGTTAGAGAACCTCCCAAGGTTCCATATCCGGAAATCGTCGAAATATAGATTTTGTCATTTCCGCC of Oceanobacillus zhaokaii contains these proteins:
- a CDS encoding Gfo/Idh/MocA family protein → MRQIQFGIIGAGILAPLHANAIYSNRRANLAAIVDIDLQKANKLAKEYNIEKVFTDYEKMLLEPIDVVCLCVPSGMHAAIAVRCAEMGKHVLTEKPLDITFENMDEMIKACKNSGVKLGAVFQRRTLPHFLAAKNTLDSGAIGDLMMIQAYLKYFRSDEYYASAGWRGKWELDGGGALMNQGVHGIDLLQWIGGEIESVMAYTATLARKKIEVEDTAVAILKFKNGALGTIQGATSIFPEQETSIEINGDKGTLKVSDTNVEIWEAVNNENRKPSLPASDHDGHAIIINDMVDAVLDDREPMITGIEARKSVEIILAIYESAKISREIKLSEFHPFSS
- a CDS encoding Gfo/Idh/MocA family protein, which produces MKDLTIGMIGLDTSHALAFARLLNDPEETYHVKGARVAIAYPGGTEDFELSRSRVGGFTSELRDRFGVSIADTMETVAEKSDAILLESVDGRVHLEQLRQIISYKKPIFIDKPFCLSTKDAKEMVRLSEQYQTPIMSTSALRFSEGLTRVLDNQSKGEIIGADCFGPMELQEEQPGFFWYGIHSVEMLFTILGEGSEQVVTVKNDDYDLLTGVWKDGRIGTVRGNRKGNFQFGAMVHFEEGSEFVSIHSEQKPYYASLLEQIMFFFEDGVSRVPLSETREIIRFIEAANESRESGKSVLI
- a CDS encoding carbohydrate ABC transporter permease, producing MKKIISYTALILLGFTFLLPFIIMALGSLKETQFAQLDPLFWIPDDPTLSNFQYLFNDGMFLRWIFNSFVITIIPVFSQMLFAGILGYIFAKKQFPGKEVIFWIFMAVIMVPQQLLIIPKYIMFSDFGWINTYWALIVPELWAIMGVFLVRQFMQGIPVELEEAARIDGANDIKVFFKIIFPLSMPVIATVGTFAFISNWNDLFQPLIYMTQEKMFPVTVGLASLLGKEGNFGIEMAGATLSFIPTFLIFLFFQRYFTEGIQMSGMK
- a CDS encoding carbohydrate ABC transporter permease, which produces MKREWDRNAIVYIFLIPALIHFLIFQIIPFAYSFVLTFLDWKIIGDSEFVGLKNWIQFFNDDLAWKAIWNTVLFSIYYILPTMALGLILALVINMKVKFTGFFKGIFFLPVVTSFVVIAGIWGWLFRGTDSGLINFLIGFIGIDIQLFLSDSGQALMVLAGLSIFKVAGSTMIYYFAGLQSIPRELYEAARIDGASPVKIFWRITFPLLKPIHFYVLIVTTIGSFQIFDSAYLLTGGGPNYSTTTIVYYLYQQGFAGLNLSYAAVLSYALFFIILIISLIQRKYLGKEDNIY
- a CDS encoding sugar ABC transporter substrate-binding protein, with protein sequence MRKRIGFLVMLLTLGLVLAACNSDGEETAGTGGDGEVSGEITVWVHPYTGDAEAEKEMWDGIIARYNEEFPEAKVNIETIPWSNRDQKILTALAANNGPDVFYAIPDQMPQYADEGMLLELDPYLEGYDMDDFVDSALVSTTWKDKMYGLPILQEAYTFFYNVDVIEAIGEDPENLPTTWEEFETWAEKAKEKDFYALSYAGGGSMNGTLYPWIWQAGGDVITQDDEVLINSPESVEAFEFINNMYEKGYLPEDSITAMEHDALFQGGQMLAVLGSGISLTNLQAIEDFNFVIAPPLQNKEQVTYGTTGMFVVPSNSDNPDAAAEFVKVVTNADSQRDFNTVTQYIPTRESAKDIFDSQEYLSQLATYTEFALPGVIHPIGRNIMPLIQAEVQTMMEGKKTPKEAADAAAAVIEAELAK
- a CDS encoding YesL family protein; the encoded protein is MVSWDKFNTIALWMLKVGYLNLIWILFTSIGAVVFGFFPATGAMFSIVRKWVKQERDFRIFPAFWKIYKKEFFKLNGYAVLFTIVGYVLFYDLTFLQINSGKLSFLFPVLVLILIAYVITLLFFFPVYIHFDLKFFQYIKQAFLIAVTSPIETLSIALSFAALYFIVTLIPGIIPLFTGSVLTFVITWISNRAFKRIEIRKGIS